A region of Bdellovibrionota bacterium DNA encodes the following proteins:
- a CDS encoding CBS domain-containing protein — translation MRVREIMTKEVFTLRVDHKVDLADDIMNWQRIRHIPVVDAKNHLVGLLTHRDLLKASVSSLARIPLKDQRELYSHILVGDIMHKDIHTTSPDADLRDAAAIMIDDKIGCLPVVEAKKVVGILTEADFLTLAWEAMDRNADQKEFTSVRKYSKIRNVRSAP, via the coding sequence ATGACAAAGGAAGTTTTCACCCTTCGGGTCGATCATAAAGTGGATTTAGCCGACGACATCATGAACTGGCAGCGGATCCGGCATATTCCCGTGGTCGATGCGAAAAACCATTTAGTCGGACTGCTCACCCATAGAGATCTCCTGAAGGCCTCGGTTTCCAGTCTTGCACGCATTCCTCTTAAAGATCAGCGGGAGTTGTATTCGCATATCCTGGTCGGAGATATCATGCATAAAGACATTCACACCACATCTCCGGACGCCGATCTGCGAGACGCGGCCGCAATCATGATCGACGATAAGATCGGCTGTCTTCCCGTGGTTGAAGCGAAGAAGGTCGTCGGAATCTTAACGGAAGCGGACTTCCTGACGTTGGCGTGGGAAGCCATGGACCGGAACGCGGATCAAAAGGAATTTACGTCGGTTCGAAAGTACTCGAAAATTCGGAACGTCCGGAGCGCCCCTTGA